Genomic window (Desulfovibrio sp. X2):
CGGCAGGAGGTTCGGGGCCTCGTGCTTGAGCACGAAGTAGGGCGCCAGGGCCACGGCCACGGCCTGCAGCAGGCTTCTCCCCAGGTTCACGAAGGTCTGGGGGGAGAGCATCATTTTATTGAGCCCGGAGGCGATGTCCAGGAACTTGAACTTGAACTCGAGGACCTTGGGCGACCACAACTTGCCCACCTGAAGCCGCATGGTGAGATAGGCCACGAACGCGAGAAGGAAGAAAATCGGCAGAAGGATCACGGCCAGGCGGACGGAGACCATGACGAAGATGGAATAGACGGACTGCTCGGTGAGCTGCTTGAGGAGCCCCTCCTGGAAGAACCAGCGGTAGAGGTTCATGATCTCCTTGCCCATGTGCTGCAAGAGAAAGTAGCAGCCCACGGTGGCGGCAAGCATGAGGATGCTTTTGCTGAACTCCTGGCTTTTTGCGACCGATCCGTCATCGCGGGCTTTCTTGACCCGCTTTGCGGTCGCGTCTTCTGTTCTGCTCGGGTCTTTCTGGGCCATCGCCGCCGCCTAGTGGACGTTCAATCCTGCGGCCATGCGCAGGATCACGTCCATGCTCGTGTTGATGCCGGCGATGAATTCTCCCACGTAGCGCGAGAGGTAGGTGAAGGTGAAGCCGAGGAAGAGGAAGCCCACGCCGATCTTCACCGGGAAGCCGAAGGACAGAAGGTTCATCTGCGGGGCCACGCGCGAGATGAGCGCCAGGGAGACGTCGATGAGGAGCATGGCCACCATGACCGGCGCGGCCACCTTGATGCCCATGACGAAGATGCTGCCCGCAAGATCCACGACCCGGTAGCCGAGGCGGCCGGACATGATGAGCCCGCCGGGCGGAATGAGCTGGAAGCTCTGCGCCAGGCCGGAGAGCAGGTAGAGGTGGCCGTCCAGGGTCAGGAAGGTCATCAGGCTCACCATGTACAGGAAGTGCGAGGTCACGGGCTCCTGCTGGCCGGACATGGGGTCGACCGCGGTGACCATGGTGAAGCCCATCTGGAAGCCGATGATGGCGCCGCCCATCTGGATGGCGGCGAACATGAACTGGACCACGAGGCCGAGGAGCATGCCGAGCACCAGCTCGCCGACGAGCATGAGCATGATCGCCCAGATGTCGGCCGGCATGGCCTGGCCGGGAAAGCTCAACTGCGGCCACAGCGCCAGCGTCAGGGCCATGCACAGCGCGGCCTTGACCGTCACGGGGATGCTCTGCCCGCCGAAGAAGGGGAGCAGGAAGACCACGAGGCTCACACGCATGAAGGTCAGCAGGAAGCTGAAGACGGTGGCGGGGTTGAAGTTGAAGATGTCCATCGCGCGACTGTCGAGCAAGAAGCGGACCACGCGTGTGAAGCCTCGGGCGCGGCCTGCCCCGGCTTCGCGCAACGGCGGAAACATGCGGTCTTCGGGGGCGGCTCGCGGCCGTGGCGTACTTCAGGCGGCACTTCTCCCGCGTCCTGGCGGCGGCCGCTCCGTCAAGGATTTGGCCGGGCGGGAGCGCCCGCGCCGAGGGCGGGCGCCAAAAAACGAACTCCCCTCCGGCCGGGCGGGAGGGGAGTCGAAAGGCTTACGCGGGCGCAGTGCCCGGCGGGCCGCATGGGGGCCCGGGTCAGTTCAGGATGTAGCGCATGGGGTTGACCGGCACGCCGTTCAGCCGCACCTCGTAGTGCAGATGCGGGCCGGTACTGCGGCCTGAGGTGCCCGCGTAGCCGATCAGCTCGCCGCGGCTGACTGTCTGCCCTGGTTTGATGGCCAGGCGGTGCAGGTGGCCGTATTTGGTGCTGAGGCCGGCGCCGTGCTCCAGGGTGATGGACAGGCCGTAGCCGGAATCGCGGCCCGCGAAGGCGACCTTGCCCTTGGCCGGGGCGTAGATCGGCGAGCCCATGGGGCAGGAGATGTCCAGGCCCTTGTGGAACTCGCGCGTGCCCGTGAAGGGCGAGGTGCGGTAGCCGAAGGGCGAGGTTATCCAGCCCTCCACGGGCCAGATGGACGGCGTGGAGGCCAGGCTTTCGCGGTTCTTGCGGATGTCCTGCATGAGCTCCTGCTGGCGGACCTCCTCGAGGCGGGTGTCCGTGGAGAGCTGGTGCAGGTAGCTGTGCATCTTGCGGGCGAGCAGTTCCTGGCGGTAGAGCGTCAGGTAGTTCTTGGAGAAGGTGTTGGTCTCGGGACCGCCGAGCGCGGCCACGGCCTGCGGCTGGTTCGGATCGGTGTTCATCATGACCCTGAGCTTGGCGTCGAAGGTCCGGATGCGGCCGAGGTCCTTCTCGATGTTCTTGATCTTGGAGGCCAGGGAGAGCAGCTGGGTCTTCTGCTCGTGCACGGTCTTCTCGGAGTCGAGAAGGTTGCTCTCAAGGGAGGAATACTGGCTGTAGTACTGCCAGAGGAAAACGTTGCCCGCGGCCAGGGCGACGACAAAAAAAAGCAGCGCCACGACCATCCAGGCGCTGCAGCGAAGTTTCCGGCACTGGCCTACGCCATCACGGAAAATGACAACCTGATATTTTTTTGAAAGCATCATGGCTCCTTGGTAGTCGCCAACCCTGCCCGAGGGGCGGGGGCCGGACGCATTCGCCGGGGCCTCGTCACGACTTGTTTAGAGGATCAAACGGTCCGAGTCAAGCTGCCAGCGGGTGACCGCCCGGAAGACGTTCTCCCAGGTTTTGCGCTCGACGAACGTCTCGTGCAGGCGCTGCTCCACGGCGGCCCGCTCGCTGCTGCCCGAGGACGGGCAGGGGTTCTTGACCACGGGAAGGTCCCAGGCCCTGGCCGCCTTGATGACCTCCTTCTTGTGCAGGAGCAGCATGGGGCGGATGAGCGTCAGCTCCCCGCCGAAGTATTCGGACCGCCCGGACATGCCCTTCATGGTCGCCGTCTTGGTCATGTTCATGAACAGCGTGGCCACCAGGTCGTCGCCCGTGTGGCCGAAGGCGAGATGGCTCAAGCGGTAGGTCTTGCAGAGCTCGAAGAGCTTCTTGCGCCTGAACCAGGCGCAGTAGAAGCAGGGCGACTTCTTGCGGTTCTTCTCGGAATGCGCCTCCGGGCCGATGTTCATGACCTCGAAGTGCGCGGCCAGCCCGTTCGCGGCGCACCACTGCGCGATGGGGGCGTGGCAGGCCGTGTCGAAGCCCGGGTTGACGTGCAGGACCATGAGCTCGAAGGAGAAGGGGACGATCTGGCGGCGCAGGAGCAGGAGCTTGGTCATGAGCATGGAGTCCACGCCCCCGGACAGGGCTATGCCCAGGCGCGCGCCCTCCCTGAGTTGGCCGGTCTCCTTCATGAACAGGCCGGTCCTGCCCAGGCAATGCTTCTGCACGTAGTTGAGTCTGCCGATGGTTCCCATGCTCTTCGCCTCCGCGGACGCTTGCGCGCTTCTCCGTCTCCCGTCTCGGGCGGCCGATGCTTCTGCCTCTATGCTTCAGTCGCTGGTGTTTTCGCCCAAGGGGCCGCCGTCGGTGCGGACGGAAGACAGCCTTGGGGAGCGCAGGGAGGATCGGGTGCGGACGATTCGGATTCGAGGCGGCTTGTAGCCGGAAAGAGAGGCAGGGGCAAGTCCGGCGGCTTCGCCGCGCGCGGCGGGCTTTTCCGTGCCTCGGGACGGAACCGCCTGGCCCGGGATGCCTGCTGCCCAGGGTGTGCGGGTGCCCTTGACCGCAGGTGGGGGGATCACGTAGGAGTAACCGCTTTCGCCGGAAGAATCGAACGAACGGTCTTTCGGAAAAATGAGGGAGAGCCCCTTGCCAGGGGGATTCTCCACGTTATTTTCTGTTTCCCAAGGAGTACCCACATGGCGCGTATCACCGTCGAAGATTGCCTCGAGCGGGTGGACAACCGTTTCCTCATCACCCAGATGGCCATCAAGCGGGTCAAGAACTACCGGGAGGGCTACAGCCCCCTGGTCGAAACCAAGAACAAGGAAGTCGTGGCCGCACTGCGCGAGATCGCGGCAGCCAAGGTCCTCCCTGCCGACAGCATTCCCGAGGCAGGCATCTTCCTTGAGGAGCAGAAGCAGTAGGCATGGCTTCCAAGCGCGACTACTACGAGGTGCTCGGGGTTACCCGGGAGTCCTCCGAGGAAGAGATCAAGCGGGCTTACCGCAAGCTGGCCTTCGAGTTCCATCCGGACAGAAACCCGGACAACGCGGAGGCCGAGGCCAAGTTCAAGGAGGCCGCAGAGGCCTATGAGGTCCTGCGCGACCAGCAGAAGCGCGCGCAGTACGACCGCTTCGGCCACCAGGGCGGCGACTTCGGCGCGGGCTTCTCCTCCAGCGAAGACATCTTCAGCACCTTCTCCGACATCTTCGGCGAGTTCTTCGGCTTTTCCGCCCGCGGCGGCGGACCGCGTCCCACGGCAGGAGCCGACCTGCGCTACAACCTGAAGCTGTCGTTCCACGACGCGGCCAAGGGCAGCGAGGTCACGCTTAAGATTCCGCGCAAGGCCAAGTGCCCCGACTGCGGCGGCAGCGGCGCCAAGCCCGGAACCTCGCCCGAGACCTGCCCCCAGTGCCGGGGCACCGGACAGGTGCAGCAGTCCCAGGGCTTCTTCCGCATCGCCATGCCCTGCCCCCGCTGCAAGGGTGAGGGCACCATCATCCACGATCCCTGCACCCGCTGCATGGGCCAGGGCACCGTGCAGGAAGTGCGCGAACTGCAGGTGCGCATTCCGGCCGGCGTGGACACGGGCAGCCGTCTGAGGCTGCGCGGCGAGGGCGAGCCCGGCATGTACGGCGGTCCCTCGGGCGACCTCTACGTGGTCATGTATGTGGACGAGGACAAGACCTTCAGCCGCCAGGGCCAGGATCTGGTGGTCAAGGTCGAGATCTCCGTCATCCAGGCCATTCTGGGCGACCGCATCGAGGTGCCCACGCTGGACGGTTCCGTGCCCATGGGCATCCCCAAGGGGACCCAGAGCGGCGAGGTCTTCCAACTCAGGGGCCTTGGCCTTCCCCACGTCTCCGGCGGAGCGTCCGGCGATCTCCTGGTCGAGGTCGCGGTGCGCATTCCCAAGAAGATCAACAAGAAGCAGGAGGAACTCCTGCGCGAGTTCGAGCGGGCCGAGGAAGAGAAACCCATGGCCAAGGTCAAGAAGTTCCTCGACAAGGCCGCCAAAAAGGTGTCCGGGGAGTAGCTGCCGATGTCCGCATCCGAGACTTCCGAGGCGCTCAGCCACATCGACGACAAGGGCGAGGCCCGCATGGTGGACGTCGGGGGCAAGGACGACACCCGGCGCGTGGCCCGCGCCGGGGCGGCCGTGCACCTCTCGCCGCGCACCATGGGCATGCTTCTCGAGAAGGCCCTGCCCAAAGGCGACGCCCTGGCCACGGCCAAGATCGCGGGCATCATGGCCGCCAAGCAGACGGCCGGGCTCATCCCCCTGTGCCATCCGCTGGCGCTCTCCTTCGTGGACGTGCTCTTCGACGTGGACGAGGCCGAGAACGTCATCCGCATAACCGCGGAGGCGCGCACGACAGGCCCCACCGGCGTCGAGATGGAGGCCCTTGTGGCCGCCTCCACGGCCGCGCTGACGCTCTACGACATGTGCAAGGCCGTGCAGAAGGACATCGTCATCGACGGCGTGCGCCTGCTCTTCAAGTCCGGCGGCAAGAGCGGCACCTTCGAACGCAAGGAATGAAGCGAACGAGGTCCGCGGACCTCGTCGTCGGAAAATAGAAGGGGCGCATCAGCGCCCCTTTTTTCGTGCATCCTCGGCCGGAGTCCTTCCGTCGTCCGGGGAATCTTCTTCCTGTTCGCCCTTCCTATTCGTCCGAATCCGCGTAGGGCTCGTCCGCCGGGAGGCCGCTCCTCTCGCGCGGCTCGGCGGGCCGCTGCGAAGGTTTCAGACCCAGGCGCGCCTCGAGCTGCTGCACGCGCCAGCAGACGCGTTCGAGGTCGTTGGCGCAGAAATCCTTGTGGGTCAGGAGCAGGGTGCGGATGCCCTGTGAGCGCAGCTCCTCAACCAGGGGGATGTAGTCGCGGTCGCCGGCCACGAGGCAGAGGAAACGGGGCTTGAGCCGCAGGCAGAAGGAGAGGCTCGCGACCACGAGGCGCTGGTCGTCGCTCTGCTTGTAGCCCTGGTCCATGCGGTGCGCCGGGCTCGGGATGACCGTGGCCCCGGCCAATTCCAGGGCGTAGCGGCGCTTGGCGAAGAGGTTCTGTTTCTCGCCCACTTGGCGGTCGTCGAGGCTGTCCGGAACCTCGCGGATGAGGGTCATGAAGGTCTCGAGGACGTCGAAACCCTGCTCCTCAACGTCCTTGCGCACGTCGGCGGGGGAGATGTGAGGCAGCCAGAACTGGCGGGCGACGCTGGTCAGGAAGGCGCCGTCGATGGACAGCAGGGTGGAATCGTCTGTGCAGAGGGAAAGGGGCATGGTGTCCTTGTTGCCGGGCGCGGAGAGCCGCGCCCGGCAGGGATGTTTCGCTTACCAGACCGAGCGGACCTTGACGCCTCGCTCGCTCATGTATTGCTTGATTTCCGGGATGCTGTACTCGCCGTAGTGGACGATGGAGGCGATGAG
Coding sequences:
- the fliR gene encoding flagellar biosynthetic protein FliR, with the translated sequence MDIFNFNPATVFSFLLTFMRVSLVVFLLPFFGGQSIPVTVKAALCMALTLALWPQLSFPGQAMPADIWAIMLMLVGELVLGMLLGLVVQFMFAAIQMGGAIIGFQMGFTMVTAVDPMSGQQEPVTSHFLYMVSLMTFLTLDGHLYLLSGLAQSFQLIPPGGLIMSGRLGYRVVDLAGSIFVMGIKVAAPVMVAMLLIDVSLALISRVAPQMNLLSFGFPVKIGVGFLFLGFTFTYLSRYVGEFIAGINTSMDVILRMAAGLNVH
- a CDS encoding M23 family metallopeptidase, encoding MLSKKYQVVIFRDGVGQCRKLRCSAWMVVALLFFVVALAAGNVFLWQYYSQYSSLESNLLDSEKTVHEQKTQLLSLASKIKNIEKDLGRIRTFDAKLRVMMNTDPNQPQAVAALGGPETNTFSKNYLTLYRQELLARKMHSYLHQLSTDTRLEEVRQQELMQDIRKNRESLASTPSIWPVEGWITSPFGYRTSPFTGTREFHKGLDISCPMGSPIYAPAKGKVAFAGRDSGYGLSITLEHGAGLSTKYGHLHRLAIKPGQTVSRGELIGYAGTSGRSTGPHLHYEVRLNGVPVNPMRYILN
- a CDS encoding ATP-binding protein, whose amino-acid sequence is MGTIGRLNYVQKHCLGRTGLFMKETGQLREGARLGIALSGGVDSMLMTKLLLLRRQIVPFSFELMVLHVNPGFDTACHAPIAQWCAANGLAAHFEVMNIGPEAHSEKNRKKSPCFYCAWFRRKKLFELCKTYRLSHLAFGHTGDDLVATLFMNMTKTATMKGMSGRSEYFGGELTLIRPMLLLHKKEVIKAARAWDLPVVKNPCPSSGSSERAAVEQRLHETFVERKTWENVFRAVTRWQLDSDRLIL
- the rpoZ gene encoding DNA-directed RNA polymerase subunit omega, producing MARITVEDCLERVDNRFLITQMAIKRVKNYREGYSPLVETKNKEVVAALREIAAAKVLPADSIPEAGIFLEEQKQ
- the dnaJ gene encoding molecular chaperone DnaJ translates to MASKRDYYEVLGVTRESSEEEIKRAYRKLAFEFHPDRNPDNAEAEAKFKEAAEAYEVLRDQQKRAQYDRFGHQGGDFGAGFSSSEDIFSTFSDIFGEFFGFSARGGGPRPTAGADLRYNLKLSFHDAAKGSEVTLKIPRKAKCPDCGGSGAKPGTSPETCPQCRGTGQVQQSQGFFRIAMPCPRCKGEGTIIHDPCTRCMGQGTVQEVRELQVRIPAGVDTGSRLRLRGEGEPGMYGGPSGDLYVVMYVDEDKTFSRQGQDLVVKVEISVIQAILGDRIEVPTLDGSVPMGIPKGTQSGEVFQLRGLGLPHVSGGASGDLLVEVAVRIPKKINKKQEELLREFERAEEEKPMAKVKKFLDKAAKKVSGE
- the moaC gene encoding cyclic pyranopterin monophosphate synthase MoaC; the encoded protein is MSASETSEALSHIDDKGEARMVDVGGKDDTRRVARAGAAVHLSPRTMGMLLEKALPKGDALATAKIAGIMAAKQTAGLIPLCHPLALSFVDVLFDVDEAENVIRITAEARTTGPTGVEMEALVAASTAALTLYDMCKAVQKDIVIDGVRLLFKSGGKSGTFERKE
- a CDS encoding NYN domain-containing protein; protein product: MPLSLCTDDSTLLSIDGAFLTSVARQFWLPHISPADVRKDVEEQGFDVLETFMTLIREVPDSLDDRQVGEKQNLFAKRRYALELAGATVIPSPAHRMDQGYKQSDDQRLVVASLSFCLRLKPRFLCLVAGDRDYIPLVEELRSQGIRTLLLTHKDFCANDLERVCWRVQQLEARLGLKPSQRPAEPRERSGLPADEPYADSDE